The following are encoded in a window of Panicum virgatum strain AP13 chromosome 5N, P.virgatum_v5, whole genome shotgun sequence genomic DNA:
- the LOC120671881 gene encoding WRKY transcription factor 71-like, with protein sequence MSSRGVGVGGGGGVGGGGGDHHGVYHQHGHGHLARADGAEFVFSNNDMESFFFSQPGSGVVGGGGSSRTGADELMPPNSSITDYLQGFLDPSGLARHLDTPCPPAEDAPVKHELSLDAMSHDSQGTSGGAAGEGAALLTPNSSVSLSSSDREGDGQPRRCKKKADDEVAAEGDEKDQENSTKATKPNKKKAEKRQRQPRVAFLTKSEVDHLEDGYRWRKYGQKAVKNSPYPRSYYRCTTPKCGVKKRVERSYQDPSTVITTYEGQHTHHSPASLRVGGAHLFMAGAHALPPHLMPPGGGFRPDLMGMMRHHPTIPSGASPSMFLPSMPPPQMPAPSPPPPPLQQHHFTDYALLQDLFPSSTMPNNP encoded by the exons ATGTCTTCTAGAGGAGTaggagtaggaggaggaggaggggtaggcggcggcggaggagatcaCCATGGCGTCTACCACCAGCACGGCCACGGCCATCTCGCCCGCGCAGATGGGGCCGAGTTCGTGTTCAGCAACAACGACATGGAGAGCTTCTTCTTCAGCCAGCCGGGGTCGGGCGTGGTCGGTGGCGGGGGTAGCAGCAGGACCGGCGCCGACGAGCTCATGCCGCCCAACTCCAGCATCACGGACTACCTGCAGGGGTTCCTGGACCCCTCCGGGCTAGCGCGGCACCTGGACACGCCGTGCCCGCCAGCGGAGGATGCCCCGGTCAAGCACGAGCTGTCCCTCGATGCGATGAGCCACGACAGCCAgggcaccagcggcggcgcggccggagaaGGGGCCGCGCTGCTCACGCCCAACTCCTCGGTGTCTCTGTCGTCCAGCGACCGGGAGGGGGACGGCCAGCCCCGTCGGTGCAAGAAAAAGGCCGACGATGAGGTGGCCGCGGAGGGGGATGAGAAAGATCAGGAAAACTCCACGAAAGC GACCAAACCCAACAAGAAGAAAGCCGAGAAGAGGCAGAGGCAGCCCCGCGTGGCCTTCCTGACCAAGAGCGAGGTGGATCACCTTGAGGATGGCTACAGGTGGCGCAAATACGGTCAGAAGGCGGTCAAGAACAGCCCTTACCCAAG GAGCTACTACCGGTGCACGACGCCCAAGTGCGGCGTGAAGAAGCGCGTGGAGCGGTCGTACCAGGACCCGTCGACGGTGATCACGACGTACGAGGGGCAGCACACGCACCACAGCCCCGCCAGCCTCCGCGTTGGCGGCGCGCACCTCTTCATGGCCGGGGCGCacgcgctgccgccgcacctcatgccgcccggcggcggcttccGGCCGGACCTGATGGGCATGATGCGTCACCACCCCACCATCCCCTCGGGCGCAAGCCCTAGCATGTTCCTGCCGAGCATGCCGCCTCCGCAGATGCCAGCGCCgtcgcctcctccccctcctcttcaGCAGCACCACTTCACTGACTACGCCCTCTTGCAGGACCTTTTCCCGTCGTCCACAATGCCCAACAACCCATAA